A region of Diceros bicornis minor isolate mBicDic1 chromosome 9, mDicBic1.mat.cur, whole genome shotgun sequence DNA encodes the following proteins:
- the GJB2 gene encoding gap junction beta-2 protein, with protein sequence MDWSTLQTILGGVNKHSTSIGKIWLTVLFIFRIMILVVAAKEVWGDEQADFVCNTLQPGCKNVCYDHYFPVSHIRLWALQLIFVSTPALLVAMHVAYRRHEKKRKFIKGEIKSEFKDIEEIKSQKVRIEGSLWWTYTSSIFFRVIFEAVFMYVFYVMYDGFSMQRLVKCNAWPCPNTVDCFVSRPTEKTVFTVFMIAVSGICILLNVTELCYLLIRYCSGKSKKPV encoded by the coding sequence ATGGATTGGAGCACATTGCAGACTATTCTGGGGGGTGTCAATAAACACTCCACCAGTATTGGAAAAATCTGGCTCACCGTCCTTTTCATTTTCCGAATCATGATCCTTGTTGTAGCTGCAAAGGAGGTGTGGGGAGATGAGCAAGCCGATTTTGTCTGCAACACTCTACAGCCAGGGTGCAAAAATGTGTGCTATGATCACTATTTCCCTGTCTCTCACATCCGACTCTGGGCTCTTCAGCTGATCTTCGTGTCCACACCAGCTCTCTTGGTGGCCATGCATGTTGCCTACCGGAGACACGAAAAGAAAAGGAAGTTCATTAAGGGAGAGATAAAGAGTGAATTTAAAGATATTGAAGAGATCAAAAGCCAGAAGGTCCGTATCGAAGGGTCGCTGTGGTGGACCTACACCAGCAGCATCTTCTTCCGAGTCATCTTTGAAGCTGTCTTCATGTATGTCTTCTATGTCATGTATGATGGGTTCTCCATGCAGCGTTTGGTGAAATGTAACGCCTGGCCTTGTCCCAATACAGTGGACTGCTTTGTTTCCAGGCCCACGGAAAAGACTGTCTTTACGGTTTTCATGATAGCAGTGTCTGGAATTTGCATCCTgctaaatgtcactgaattgtgtTATTTGCTAATTAGATATTGTTCTGGAAAGTCAAAAAAACCCGTTTAA